From the genome of Methylomonas sp. UP202, one region includes:
- the rpsS gene encoding 30S ribosomal protein S19, translated as MPRSIKKGPFIDHHLLKKVDEAVRTNNRKPIKTWSRRSMISPEMLGLTIAVHNGKLHVPVLITENMVGHKLGEFSPTRTYKGHIADKKSR; from the coding sequence GTGCCACGTTCAATTAAAAAAGGTCCATTTATCGATCACCACTTGTTGAAGAAAGTAGACGAAGCGGTTCGAACGAATAATAGGAAACCGATTAAAACCTGGTCTAGAAGGTCGATGATTAGTCCTGAGATGTTGGGGCTGACCATAGCGGTTCATAACGGAAAACTACACGTGCCGGTCTTGATTACCGAAAATATGGTTGGTCACAAGTTGGGTGAGTTTTCGCCAACGAGAACCTACAAGGGCCATATTGCTGACAAGAAATCGAGATAA
- the rplV gene encoding 50S ribosomal protein L22, translated as MEVSAKLSNAPLSAQKARLVGDQIRGLPVEKALNLLNFSSKKAAAIVKKVLESAIANAEHNENADVDELKVSTVFVNEGRTLKRVSARAKGRANHILKRTCHITIKVAEK; from the coding sequence GTGGAAGTATCAGCAAAATTGAGTAACGCTCCGCTGTCTGCTCAGAAGGCAAGATTGGTTGGCGATCAGATTCGCGGTTTGCCGGTTGAAAAAGCGCTAAACCTGTTGAATTTCAGCTCAAAGAAAGCCGCCGCAATTGTTAAGAAGGTTTTGGAATCGGCAATTGCGAATGCAGAGCATAACGAAAATGCCGATGTCGACGAGCTGAAAGTATCGACGGTCTTCGTGAATGAAGGCAGGACGTTAAAACGCGTAAGTGCAAGAGCTAAAGGGCGTGCAAACCATATCCTGAAAAGGACTTGCCATATAACCATTAAAGTAGCAGAGAAATAG
- the rpsC gene encoding 30S ribosomal protein S3, with product MGQKVHPTGIRLGIVKDWTSRWYANSQNYPVLLLQDLKVREYIKQKLAHASVSRVQINRPANNANITVHTARPGIVIGKKGEDIDILRQNISAMMGVPVQLNVEEIRKPELDAYLVAESIAQQLEKRIMYRRAMKRAVTNTMRLGAEGIKITVAGRLNGAEIARTEWYREGRVPLHTLRADIDYGTAEAKTTYGIIGIKVWIFKGEVFDMDAHTASLNAENKK from the coding sequence ATGGGACAAAAAGTACATCCCACTGGGATTCGTCTCGGGATTGTAAAAGATTGGACTTCTAGATGGTACGCAAATAGCCAGAACTACCCTGTACTGCTGCTGCAAGATCTTAAGGTTCGCGAATACATAAAACAAAAGCTTGCGCACGCTTCAGTTAGTCGCGTTCAGATAAATCGTCCGGCGAACAACGCGAACATTACTGTGCATACTGCGCGGCCTGGTATTGTTATCGGCAAGAAGGGCGAAGACATCGATATTTTGCGACAAAATATTTCCGCAATGATGGGCGTTCCGGTTCAGTTAAATGTGGAAGAGATTCGGAAACCTGAACTAGATGCTTATTTGGTAGCGGAAAGTATCGCTCAGCAACTCGAAAAACGAATTATGTACCGCCGAGCTATGAAAAGAGCCGTTACGAACACAATGCGTTTAGGTGCCGAGGGTATCAAAATTACAGTCGCTGGACGGTTAAATGGTGCGGAGATCGCTAGAACCGAGTGGTATCGCGAAGGTCGAGTTCCTCTTCATACGTTGCGAGCCGATATTGATTACGGTACCGCCGAGGCGAAAACGACTTACGGCATTATCGGTATAAAAGTCTGGATATTTAAAGGTGAGGTGTTCGATATGGACGCCCATACAGCCTCTTTAAATGCCGAAAATAAGAAGTAG
- the rplP gene encoding 50S ribosomal protein L16: MLQPKRTKFRKQHTGRNNGTALRGSSVSFGEYGLKALSRGRMTARQIEAARRAISRHVKRGGKIWIRIFPDKPITKKPLEVRMGKGKGSVEYWVAQIKPGTMLFEIEGVSEEMAREAFQLAAAKLPVKTTFSARTIM, translated from the coding sequence ATGCTTCAACCGAAAAGAACAAAATTTCGAAAACAACATACCGGCAGAAATAACGGCACAGCCTTGCGGGGTTCGTCTGTTAGCTTTGGCGAATATGGCTTAAAGGCGTTAAGTCGTGGTAGAATGACCGCCCGTCAAATCGAGGCGGCACGTCGGGCGATTAGTCGGCACGTAAAACGTGGAGGAAAGATTTGGATCAGAATCTTTCCCGATAAGCCTATCACCAAAAAGCCATTAGAAGTTCGGATGGGTAAAGGTAAAGGTAGCGTGGAATACTGGGTCGCTCAAATTAAGCCTGGTACCATGCTGTTTGAAATTGAGGGTGTTTCCGAGGAGATGGCTAGGGAAGCATTTCAGCTAGCGGCCGCGAAATTGCCGGTAAAAACTACTTTCTCTGCACGGACAATAATGTAA
- the rpmC gene encoding 50S ribosomal protein L29 — MKASELRTKTKDELLTNLLELSREQFNLRMQKGTGQLSKSSQVRQVRRDIARINTILGEMARA, encoded by the coding sequence ATGAAAGCGTCAGAATTACGAACCAAAACAAAAGACGAACTCCTGACAAATCTACTGGAGTTGTCCAGAGAACAATTCAACCTGCGGATGCAAAAAGGCACTGGTCAACTCTCCAAATCCAGCCAAGTAAGGCAAGTCAGAAGGGACATCGCGCGGATCAATACTATTCTTGGCGAAATGGCGCGGGCTTAA
- the rpsQ gene encoding 30S ribosomal protein S17, which translates to MNENVDSVRKVTGRVVSNKMDKTASVLVERLVKHPVYGKYIKRSTKLLVHDENNLCQEGDIVAIASCRPISKRKSFTLLEVVESSGK; encoded by the coding sequence ATGAACGAAAATGTAGATAGCGTACGCAAGGTAACGGGACGCGTCGTGAGCAACAAAATGGATAAAACAGCGTCGGTTCTAGTTGAACGATTGGTTAAGCATCCAGTTTACGGTAAATATATAAAACGCTCGACTAAGTTGCTGGTGCACGACGAAAATAACCTCTGTCAAGAGGGAGACATCGTCGCAATAGCCTCGTGCCGCCCTATTTCAAAGCGGAAATCTTTTACGTTGCTGGAAGTAGTTGAGTCTTCAGGCAAATAA